From Lycium ferocissimum isolate CSIRO_LF1 unplaced genomic scaffold, AGI_CSIRO_Lferr_CH_V1 ctg7174, whole genome shotgun sequence, the proteins below share one genomic window:
- the LOC132045600 gene encoding uncharacterized protein LOC132045600, whose product MKCQIHGDLIKVPSTELNAMTSPWAFTAWGMDVIGLIELAASNKHRFILVAIDYFTKWVEAASYSSVTKKVVTDFVRNNIICRFGIPESIITDNGANLNSHLMKDMCAQFRITHRNSTAYRLQMKGPVEASNKNIKKILRKMIDNYKDWHE is encoded by the coding sequence ATGAAGTGTCAAATTCATGGAGATTTGATAAAGGTTCCTTCGACAGAACTGAATGCTATGACGTCACCTTGGGCATTCACtgcttggggcatggatgtcatAGGACTAATTGAACTAGCTGCGTCAAACAAACACCGCTTCATTTTGGTCGCCATAGACTAtttcaccaagtgggtggaagcagCATCTTATTCATCAGTAACAAAGAAAGTAGTCACAGATTTTGTGcgcaacaacatcatatgccgaTTTGGTATCCCAGAATCAATCATAACAGATAATGGGGCTAATTTGAATAGCCACTTGATGAAAGACATGTGTGCGCAGTTCCGAATCACTCACCGGAATTCAACCGCATACCGGCTACAAATGAAGGGGCCTGTGGAAGCctccaacaaaaacatcaagaagatCCTCAGAAAGATGATCGATAACTACAAAGACTGGCATGAATAA